One Acidobacteriota bacterium genomic window carries:
- a CDS encoding EamA family transporter: protein MKGIHLFIISMIIWVLSQVLIKNGMNKFAGIGINLNFFIRALTSPFVLAGIFLSGIGVLVWLIILSRYELSYSNLIVSFTYVLMVLASIIFFREHISTLRWIGTFFIMVGVYLVFKT from the coding sequence ATGAAGGGAATTCATTTGTTTATCATTTCTATGATCATCTGGGTTCTCTCACAGGTATTGATAAAGAATGGGATGAATAAATTTGCCGGGATTGGGATTAATTTGAATTTTTTTATTAGAGCACTGACTTCACCTTTCGTATTAGCAGGGATTTTTCTTTCAGGCATAGGAGTACTGGTATGGCTGATAATTCTTTCGAGATATGAGTTAAGTTATTCCAACCTTATAGTTAGCTTCACATATGTTCTTATGGTTTTGGCATCGATAATTTTTTTCAGGGAGCATATTTCAACCTTAAGATGGATTGGAACTTTTTTCATTATGGTGGGCGTGTATTTAGTTTTTAAGACTTAG
- a CDS encoding DUF2304 domain-containing protein, with amino-acid sequence MEDVQIFRIQILAIIGSIFLIIFVFELIRRKRLREEFSILWLGMGIIFLVISLFRKLLDKFSYFVGIGYPPAALFLILIMGLMIILIHFSVAISELKESNKKLIQELGLLKMELENQQKERRE; translated from the coding sequence ATGGAAGATGTTCAGATTTTTAGAATTCAAATATTGGCTATAATTGGGAGTATTTTCTTGATTATTTTTGTTTTTGAACTTATTCGAAGAAAAAGATTGAGAGAAGAATTCTCAATTCTCTGGCTCGGCATGGGAATAATCTTTCTAGTTATATCTTTATTCAGGAAGCTTTTAGATAAGTTCTCCTATTTTGTAGGAATCGGCTACCCTCCTGCAGCTTTATTTCTTATTTTAATAATGGGACTTATGATAATTTTAATTCATTTTTCAGTTGCGATTTCAGAGCTAAAAGAATCCAATAAAAAACTTATTCAAGAATTGGGATTATTAAAAATGGAATTAGAGAATCAACAAAAGGAGAGAAGGGAATGA
- a CDS encoding methyltransferase domain-containing protein, whose amino-acid sequence MLNEKLISILKCIECEQKLIYEDANLKCTKCNKTYRVIDDIPLMLKSDQQNMRWEDYFREISKKEGDTEAANTYFSVKNFNFLKDNILKLIGNVESLSILDVGCGTGHFSQSLSKNNFLVGIDISLEMLMFAKRKGFDVIQSSGEKLPVEDNSFDMVVSNNVMQLVKDGKTFIEELLRVAKPGGRIIVSTINGQNITLNLFRIIERKIYENLRVYTGDEIKQYFLHNGGFIKSALFLYFPFGKAKLAEGNKELNFFEKFISTSFAVEAIKPA is encoded by the coding sequence ATGTTAAACGAGAAACTAATTTCAATTCTAAAATGCATTGAATGCGAGCAGAAACTGATTTATGAAGATGCAAATCTAAAATGTACAAAATGTAATAAAACATACAGAGTAATTGATGATATTCCTCTTATGTTAAAGTCAGACCAACAGAATATGAGATGGGAAGATTATTTTAGAGAGATTTCAAAAAAAGAAGGGGATACCGAAGCAGCAAACACCTATTTCAGTGTGAAAAATTTTAATTTCCTAAAGGATAATATTTTAAAATTGATTGGAAATGTAGAAAGCCTGTCAATTCTTGACGTGGGATGTGGAACCGGTCATTTTTCCCAATCTTTGAGTAAGAATAATTTTCTTGTTGGAATTGATATTTCCCTGGAAATGCTGATGTTTGCAAAAAGAAAAGGTTTTGATGTTATTCAATCATCGGGAGAGAAACTTCCTGTTGAGGATAATAGTTTTGATATGGTTGTTTCAAATAATGTAATGCAACTTGTAAAAGATGGAAAAACTTTCATCGAAGAGTTATTGAGGGTAGCAAAACCTGGAGGAAGGATAATTGTCAGCACTATTAACGGTCAGAATATTACGTTAAATCTGTTCAGGATTATAGAAAGAAAAATATATGAAAATCTAAGGGTTTATACTGGAGATGAGATAAAGCAATATTTTTTGCATAATGGAGGATTTATAAAATCTGCTTTGTTTCTATATTTTCCCTTTGGAAAGGCCAAATTGGCAGAAGGAAATAAAGAACTTAATTTTTTTGAAAAATTCATATCAACTTCTTTTGCGGTTGAGGCAATTAAACCAGCGTGA
- a CDS encoding polysaccharide deacetylase family protein, with product MINLLTFDIEEWFHANYDVVDLLGKFGEDERLKFNTQRFLSLCERHNARATFFILARTAEKYPDIVLMIKEKGHEIATHGYSHVLVYKQSPEEFEEDLKRSIDVLQGITGEKIVGYRAPSWSSYQNFDWFFRILERNEIIYDSSIFPMKTFLYGDRYAERFPYRINNIIEIPATTLNLLGMRVPFSGGFYLRFFPYSFIKMGIKNLNKQNQPAMIYLHPREIDDLTPKLDLPFKERFIHYVNLKTAEKKLDRLLESFKFSSIKDYLNI from the coding sequence ATGATTAACCTTTTAACCTTTGATATCGAAGAATGGTTTCATGCAAATTATGATGTTGTAGACCTTTTAGGGAAATTTGGAGAGGATGAAAGACTTAAATTTAACACTCAAAGATTTCTCTCCCTATGTGAAAGGCATAATGCAAGAGCTACTTTTTTCATTCTTGCCAGAACTGCGGAGAAATACCCTGATATTGTTTTGATGATAAAGGAAAAAGGACATGAAATTGCTACTCATGGATACAGTCATGTTCTTGTATATAAACAGAGTCCTGAAGAATTCGAAGAAGATTTAAAAAGGTCTATCGATGTTCTTCAGGGAATTACTGGTGAGAAGATCGTAGGTTATAGAGCACCTTCATGGTCATCTTATCAGAATTTCGATTGGTTTTTCAGGATACTTGAAAGAAATGAAATTATATATGATTCAAGTATATTTCCAATGAAAACCTTTCTTTATGGCGACAGATATGCAGAGAGGTTTCCTTATCGGATAAACAATATAATAGAGATTCCCGCCACAACATTAAATTTATTAGGAATGAGAGTACCGTTTTCAGGGGGTTTTTACCTAAGGTTTTTTCCTTATTCTTTTATCAAGATGGGGATTAAAAATTTAAATAAACAAAATCAGCCAGCTATGATCTATTTGCATCCCCGTGAAATAGATGATTTAACCCCCAAATTAGATTTACCCTTTAAGGAAAGATTTATTCATTATGTTAATCTTAAAACTGCCGAGAAAAAATTGGATAGACTATTAGAATCCTTTAAATTCAGTTCAATAAAGGATTATTTAAATATCTAA
- a CDS encoding GNAT family N-acetyltransferase yields MTWVPYKDDFESEWDEFVKINPNGRFVYLIGFKKAIEEIYNLKSNYWLCYEDGKIKAVFPSFFHRSVLYGKRIVSQPFSEYGGILFSTDIDIEKKIKILKEFNSVIENTFKEKYLDYLEIRCFSDLKGLNNNLFEKVPLYYYGILKLDRNLNLSKLVDYSVRKNIKKAIRNNLKVVAGNSEVEIKNIFYPLHLKSLKRLGSPPQPLEYFLSLQKNLKDYIKIFFAKYKENYISALLGWTVGDSAHITDISSDEKYFDLRGNDLIHYEFIKWAAENGYKYFDFGPVRYPGQRQYKVKWGISLLEYSNYYLSVKKIKKPLSDKSYFVKIGSGLWKLIVPVKLSAKIGKYFRKELSI; encoded by the coding sequence ATGACTTGGGTTCCCTACAAAGATGATTTTGAAAGTGAATGGGATGAATTTGTAAAAATTAATCCAAATGGCAGATTTGTGTACTTGATTGGATTTAAAAAAGCTATTGAAGAAATTTATAACTTAAAGAGTAATTATTGGCTTTGCTATGAGGATGGTAAAATTAAAGCTGTTTTCCCATCTTTTTTTCACAGAAGTGTACTTTATGGAAAAAGAATAGTTTCACAACCTTTTTCAGAGTATGGAGGCATATTATTTTCAACGGATATAGATATAGAAAAAAAGATAAAAATTTTAAAAGAGTTTAACTCCGTTATCGAAAATACTTTTAAAGAAAAATATTTGGATTATTTGGAGATTAGATGTTTTTCTGATTTAAAGGGATTAAACAATAATTTATTTGAAAAGGTTCCTCTCTATTATTATGGAATTTTAAAGCTGGATAGAAACTTAAATTTATCTAAATTAGTGGATTATAGTGTAAGAAAAAATATAAAAAAAGCAATAAGAAATAATCTGAAAGTAGTTGCAGGAAATAGTGAGGTAGAGATAAAAAACATTTTTTATCCACTTCATCTAAAAAGCCTTAAAAGACTTGGAAGTCCTCCGCAACCTTTAGAATATTTTCTTTCTCTTCAAAAAAACCTAAAAGATTATATAAAAATATTTTTTGCTAAATATAAAGAAAATTATATCTCAGCTTTATTGGGATGGACTGTTGGAGATTCAGCTCATATAACAGATATCTCTTCTGATGAGAAATATTTTGATTTGAGAGGTAATGATTTAATTCACTATGAATTTATTAAATGGGCTGCTGAAAACGGTTATAAATACTTCGACTTTGGACCTGTAAGATATCCAGGACAGAGACAATACAAAGTAAAGTGGGGAATAAGTTTACTTGAATATTCTAATTATTATCTCTCGGTAAAAAAAATAAAGAAGCCGTTATCTGATAAAAGTTATTTTGTAAAGATTGGTTCAGGATTATGGAAGCTTATCGTCCCAGTGAAATTATCTGCAAAAATAGGAAAATATTTTAGGAAGGAATTATCCATTTAA
- a CDS encoding glycosyltransferase family 39 protein has translation MKKIFSDLKKDKIFLFLFLSGILIRLYGIGSGLPFMSTVADEDGMISKIYNIIENKDLNLHWFFYPSLYFYIAALFTFIIYGFYKIFIYFFSLHYFSEVVQENLVSKTTVMPLLFFSARFVSAVSGIIMILIIYNLMKKYFGKHRVENIAVMLLVVSPYVVLLSHYGKPDSIQLLFVALVILFSFKVYEKPDLKNLNLSGVFLAGALTTKYSGILAGINLIIAVILRFFEKKDGFKKLILNSAVIFFSFIISVFFFSPYSFLDFEAFRKDFYRQSVLFKQDLLARSFNPWTSLINALIENIGLIGFIFFIFSMIFLFKRVIFNRENKFCLLIIQPIFIYFFLALTHQFEVRHVFPVIPSVLIICAFFFYFLNNFLEKHLKRIRVPLFFGFLLLVMIQPVYKLVDVLDAITNKSVEFQCWDWTKKKLNNTMYAFEMRCGLNPSQNAHLFYSFGESDFKSFKDSDLEFLIVSDSIKNQYLRDEKRKRIFPYHYSAYKWINENSYLIKVFKGKSLGLIRSKIFVYKLYTSRKESVDNETIYFDVSYKNNGKNQFYLTLDKQILLKIFPERESISKEIRINIERDSNHVISIFTQVDYNGNAVDSRGYLNIDIKISSEIKEFTKEINQIVKPNEPYIGYFSFQKNLND, from the coding sequence GTGAAAAAAATCTTTTCTGATTTGAAAAAAGATAAAATCTTTTTATTTCTTTTTTTATCAGGAATATTAATAAGACTTTATGGGATAGGCTCAGGACTCCCTTTTATGAGTACTGTTGCTGATGAAGACGGGATGATTTCCAAAATATATAACATAATTGAAAACAAAGATTTGAACCTCCATTGGTTTTTCTACCCTTCTTTGTACTTTTATATAGCAGCTTTATTTACTTTTATTATTTATGGTTTTTATAAAATATTCATTTACTTTTTTTCTCTCCATTATTTTTCAGAGGTTGTTCAAGAAAATTTAGTTAGCAAAACTACTGTAATGCCTCTTCTATTTTTTTCTGCAAGGTTTGTTTCTGCTGTTTCAGGAATTATAATGATTTTAATTATTTACAATTTGATGAAAAAATATTTTGGAAAGCATAGAGTAGAAAATATTGCCGTAATGTTATTAGTTGTGAGCCCTTATGTAGTATTGCTATCTCATTATGGAAAACCAGATTCTATACAATTATTATTTGTTGCGTTAGTTATTTTATTTTCTTTTAAAGTATATGAAAAACCTGATCTTAAAAACCTGAATTTGTCAGGTGTCTTTTTAGCAGGAGCCCTTACGACAAAATATTCAGGGATTCTTGCTGGAATAAATTTAATAATAGCTGTCATTTTGAGGTTTTTCGAAAAGAAAGACGGATTTAAAAAGTTAATTTTGAATTCAGCGGTTATATTTTTTTCCTTTATCATAAGTGTTTTCTTTTTTTCACCATATTCATTCTTAGATTTTGAGGCTTTCAGAAAAGATTTCTACAGGCAATCGGTTTTATTCAAACAAGATTTATTGGCAAGATCTTTTAATCCTTGGACATCATTAATAAATGCTTTAATAGAGAATATTGGTTTAATCGGATTTATATTTTTCATTTTTTCAATGATTTTTTTGTTTAAAAGAGTGATTTTTAATAGAGAAAATAAATTTTGTTTACTGATAATTCAACCTATATTCATATATTTTTTCCTTGCTCTTACCCATCAATTTGAAGTAAGACATGTGTTTCCTGTGATTCCATCAGTTTTAATAATATGCGCGTTCTTTTTTTATTTTTTGAATAATTTTTTAGAAAAACATCTAAAAAGAATTAGAGTTCCTTTATTTTTTGGCTTCCTGCTATTAGTGATGATTCAGCCTGTTTATAAATTAGTAGATGTCCTGGATGCAATAACGAATAAAAGTGTTGAATTTCAATGCTGGGATTGGACTAAGAAAAAACTGAATAATACAATGTATGCCTTTGAGATGAGGTGTGGACTTAATCCATCTCAAAATGCTCATCTATTCTATTCATTTGGAGAATCAGATTTTAAAAGCTTTAAAGACTCAGATTTAGAATTTTTAATCGTTTCAGATAGCATTAAAAATCAGTATTTAAGAGATGAAAAGAGAAAGAGGATATTTCCATATCATTATTCTGCCTATAAATGGATAAATGAGAATTCATATTTAATAAAAGTTTTCAAGGGAAAGTCATTGGGATTGATAAGATCTAAAATATTTGTTTATAAATTGTACACCAGCCGGAAAGAATCCGTTGATAATGAGACAATTTATTTTGATGTCTCCTACAAAAACAATGGAAAAAATCAGTTTTATTTAACGCTGGATAAACAAATTTTACTGAAAATATTTCCGGAAAGAGAAAGTATTTCAAAGGAAATCAGGATAAATATTGAAAGAGATTCTAATCATGTGATTTCTATTTTTACCCAGGTGGATTATAACGGAAATGCCGTTGATAGTCGAGGGTATTTAAATATAGATATAAAAATCAGTTCAGAAATTAAAGAATTTACAAAAGAGATAAATCAAATAGTAAAACCAAATGAACCTTACATAGGTTATTTTTCATTCCAGAAGAATTTAAATGATTAA